The Streptomyces sp. NBC_01353 genome contains a region encoding:
- a CDS encoding recombinase-like helix-turn-helix domain-containing protein, whose amino-acid sequence MTDTWPYLDIHQSRTHEPTPYEYKLAATLEEVFTQEGHELADVVRGLNARKVQTADGTPWTEESFRAEMNRLGA is encoded by the coding sequence GTGACCGACACCTGGCCGTACCTGGACATCCACCAGTCCCGTACGCACGAGCCCACGCCGTACGAGTACAAGCTCGCCGCCACCCTCGAAGAGGTCTTCACCCAGGAGGGCCACGAGCTGGCCGACGTGGTGCGCGGGCTCAACGCCCGCAAGGTGCAGACCGCCGACGGCACGCCGTGGACCGAGGAGTCTTTCCGCGCCGAGATGAACCGACTGGGAGCCTGA
- a CDS encoding aromatic ring-hydroxylating dioxygenase subunit alpha yields the protein MTLSSTATADRIYATGLRNQWHPVVPSRFVAPGAMRKVTALGEQWLLFRRSDGTLSMLADRCPHRGAPLSLGKHLGDRVACWYHGVEVGSDGTVTSVPGLPGCNLEGKKLVTSLPVREVGGAILAWFGDEEHPEPAELTLPEPLTDPAVDAFLCYAEWDVPWRYAVENLLDPMHGAFLHHESHTMFAGDTTAKFRIRETERGYFFEKTDQRGVNFDWVELCRTGVDWVDLSIPYPPSAGPGGPFGIVGMVCPVDEQRSGVFFWRYRRVEDWQRASWRFLYKTLIEKRHWEVLEQDRVMLEAMPADADQRENLYQHDLGVVRLRRLYRAEAEAQASSGT from the coding sequence ATGACGCTGTCGTCCACCGCCACCGCGGACCGCATCTACGCCACCGGTCTGCGCAACCAGTGGCATCCCGTCGTCCCCTCGCGCTTCGTCGCCCCCGGCGCGATGCGCAAGGTGACCGCGCTCGGCGAGCAGTGGCTGCTGTTCCGCCGTTCCGACGGAACCCTCTCCATGCTCGCCGACCGCTGCCCGCACCGTGGGGCGCCCCTGTCGCTGGGCAAGCACCTCGGCGACCGGGTGGCCTGCTGGTACCACGGCGTCGAGGTCGGCTCCGACGGCACGGTGACCTCGGTGCCCGGTCTGCCCGGCTGTAACCTGGAGGGCAAGAAGCTGGTCACCTCGCTTCCCGTGCGCGAGGTCGGCGGGGCGATCCTCGCCTGGTTCGGCGACGAGGAGCACCCCGAGCCGGCGGAGCTCACGCTCCCCGAGCCGCTGACGGACCCGGCGGTGGACGCGTTCCTCTGCTACGCCGAGTGGGACGTGCCGTGGCGGTACGCCGTGGAGAACCTGCTCGACCCCATGCACGGCGCCTTCCTCCACCACGAGTCGCACACCATGTTCGCCGGTGACACGACCGCCAAGTTCCGCATCCGGGAGACCGAGCGCGGCTACTTCTTCGAGAAGACCGACCAGCGGGGAGTCAACTTCGACTGGGTCGAGCTGTGCCGTACCGGTGTCGACTGGGTCGACCTGTCCATCCCGTACCCGCCGTCGGCCGGCCCGGGCGGACCGTTCGGGATCGTGGGCATGGTCTGCCCCGTCGACGAGCAGCGCTCCGGTGTCTTCTTCTGGCGCTACCGCCGCGTCGAGGACTGGCAGCGCGCGTCCTGGCGCTTCCTGTACAAGACGCTGATCGAGAAGCGTCACTGGGAGGTCCTGGAACAGGACCGCGTGATGCTGGAGGCCATGCCCGCCGACGCCGACCAGAGGGAGAACCTGTACCAGCACGATCTGGGCGTGGTGCGGCTGCGCAGGCTCTACCGCGCGGAGGCCGAGGCGCAGGCGTCGTCCGGCACCTGA
- a CDS encoding aldehyde dehydrogenase family protein → MPELFIGGTWAAAADGRTREIRCPADGTLVATVDEAGPTDAAAAVAAAREAFDSGPWPATHAAERGRLLVRVADLLERDKAAFARAESLDTGKRLVESEYDMDDIAACFRYFGNLTASGGTDRIVATGNPEADSRVVHEPVGVCALITPWNYPLLQTAWKVAPALGAGNTFVLKPSELTPHTAILLMRLLTEAGLPPGVGNLVLGTGAEAGAPLTEDPRVDLVSFTGGLATGRRIMAAAAPTVKKVALELGGKNPNIVFADADFEAAVDYALMAVFLHSGQVCSAGARLLVEDSLHDAFVDEIVTRARAIPMGGPFDENARTGPLISAAHRDKVEAYVAAGLAEGAVLRCGGARPTDPELAQGYYYPPTVLDDCTPGMSVVRDESFGPVLTVERFDSEAEAVAVANDTMYGLAGAVWSQDTGRAHRVASRLRAGTVWINDFHPYVPQAEWGGMKQSGFGRELGPAGLAEYQETKHIWRNLAPKAQRWFE, encoded by the coding sequence ATGCCGGAGCTGTTCATCGGAGGCACGTGGGCCGCCGCTGCCGACGGTCGCACGCGGGAGATCCGCTGCCCGGCGGACGGCACTCTGGTCGCCACCGTGGACGAGGCCGGTCCCACGGACGCGGCAGCGGCCGTCGCCGCCGCCCGCGAGGCGTTCGACAGCGGGCCGTGGCCCGCCACGCACGCCGCGGAGCGCGGACGGCTGCTGGTGCGCGTCGCCGATCTGCTGGAACGTGACAAGGCGGCCTTCGCCCGTGCCGAGTCCCTGGACACCGGCAAGCGGCTCGTCGAGTCCGAGTACGACATGGACGACATCGCGGCCTGCTTCCGCTACTTCGGCAATCTGACCGCGTCGGGCGGCACCGACCGGATCGTCGCCACCGGCAACCCGGAGGCGGACAGCCGGGTGGTGCACGAACCGGTCGGTGTGTGCGCACTGATCACCCCATGGAACTATCCGCTGCTGCAGACCGCGTGGAAGGTCGCCCCGGCGCTCGGGGCGGGCAACACGTTCGTGCTGAAGCCGAGCGAACTGACCCCGCACACCGCGATCCTGCTGATGCGGCTGCTGACCGAGGCGGGGCTGCCACCAGGGGTCGGAAACCTGGTCCTGGGGACGGGCGCCGAGGCTGGTGCGCCGCTCACCGAGGATCCCCGCGTGGATCTGGTGTCGTTCACCGGCGGCCTGGCCACCGGCCGCCGGATCATGGCGGCAGCGGCGCCCACGGTGAAGAAGGTCGCCCTGGAGCTCGGCGGCAAGAACCCGAACATCGTCTTCGCGGACGCGGACTTCGAGGCGGCTGTCGACTACGCGCTGATGGCCGTCTTCCTGCACTCCGGGCAGGTCTGCTCGGCAGGTGCCCGGCTCCTCGTGGAGGACTCTCTGCACGACGCCTTCGTCGACGAGATCGTGACCCGCGCGCGGGCCATCCCGATGGGCGGCCCGTTCGACGAGAACGCGCGGACCGGGCCGCTGATCTCGGCAGCGCACCGCGACAAGGTGGAGGCCTACGTGGCTGCGGGCCTGGCCGAGGGCGCGGTGCTGCGCTGTGGCGGGGCGCGGCCGACGGACCCGGAACTCGCCCAGGGCTACTACTATCCGCCGACCGTGCTGGACGACTGCACGCCCGGGATGTCGGTGGTCCGGGACGAGTCGTTCGGCCCGGTGCTCACGGTCGAGCGGTTCGACAGCGAGGCCGAGGCCGTCGCCGTCGCCAACGACACCATGTACGGCCTCGCGGGTGCGGTGTGGTCGCAGGACACGGGCCGCGCACACCGGGTCGCGTCCCGGCTCCGGGCGGGCACCGTGTGGATCAACGACTTCCACCCCTACGTGCCGCAGGCGGAATGGGGCGGCATGAAGCAATCCGGTTTCGGCCGTGAACTGGGGCCGGCGGGACTCGCCGAATACCAGGAGACCAAGCACATCTGGCGCAATCTCGCCCCCAAGGCGCAGAGGTGGTTCGAGTGA
- a CDS encoding APC family permease encodes MTAQPTGQDRPSAGNGAPHDDDSVTELGYRPELKRTLGNFHTFAAGISYISILTGTFQLFYFGIAFGGPAYWWSWPMVFVGQLMVALCFCELAARYPVAGSVYNWAKKMGGPHVGWLGGWMMMTATMVTLSAVALAYQITLPQIDPWFQIVGDGSGENDAAANAVLLGTVLILFSTLVNAFGVQLMARINSAGVFIELIAAVALIIFFAAHITRGPATVLTDTYGLGSGDPLGYFGAFLTASLASAYVMYGFDTASSLGEESHNPSRNAPRAILRALVASFLLGGLILLFALMAVPDLQAKELSTGGLQYVVLETLGPTIGEIFLWCVVVAITVCVLAVQAAGIRLMFAMARDNNLPAGSVLAKVSPRFRTPVVPAVVIGVVGVVILVININQPQIFSVITSIAIIMIYVAYLMVTVPMLIQRLRGTWQPREGAFSLGRLGLPINVLAVLWGAAMSLNLAWPRADVYNATGPQHWYLRWGAFLFVGIVALGGFAYYWFVQRHRTGVLAEHRADVP; translated from the coding sequence GTGACCGCACAGCCGACAGGGCAGGACCGGCCGAGCGCCGGCAACGGCGCCCCGCACGACGACGACTCGGTGACCGAGCTCGGCTACCGGCCCGAACTGAAGCGCACGCTGGGCAACTTCCACACGTTCGCCGCGGGGATCAGCTACATCTCGATCCTGACCGGCACGTTCCAGCTGTTCTACTTCGGAATCGCTTTCGGCGGCCCGGCCTACTGGTGGTCGTGGCCGATGGTGTTCGTGGGCCAGCTGATGGTGGCACTGTGCTTCTGCGAGCTGGCGGCGCGCTACCCGGTCGCGGGCTCGGTCTACAACTGGGCGAAGAAGATGGGCGGCCCGCACGTGGGCTGGCTCGGCGGCTGGATGATGATGACGGCCACCATGGTGACCCTGTCGGCCGTGGCCCTGGCGTACCAGATCACGCTGCCGCAGATCGACCCCTGGTTCCAGATCGTCGGCGACGGCAGCGGCGAGAACGACGCCGCGGCCAACGCGGTCCTGCTGGGCACGGTGCTGATCCTCTTCTCCACGCTGGTCAACGCCTTCGGCGTACAGCTGATGGCGCGGATCAACTCGGCGGGTGTCTTCATCGAACTGATCGCCGCCGTGGCTCTGATCATCTTCTTTGCCGCGCACATCACCCGTGGACCCGCCACGGTGCTCACCGATACGTACGGTCTGGGCAGCGGGGACCCGCTCGGCTACTTCGGGGCGTTCCTCACCGCGTCACTCGCGTCGGCGTACGTGATGTACGGCTTCGACACGGCCTCCTCGCTCGGCGAGGAGTCTCACAACCCGAGCCGGAACGCGCCGCGCGCGATTCTGCGGGCGCTCGTCGCGTCCTTCCTCCTCGGTGGCCTCATCCTGCTGTTCGCGCTGATGGCGGTGCCGGATCTGCAGGCGAAGGAGCTGAGCACGGGCGGCCTGCAGTACGTGGTGCTGGAGACGCTCGGGCCGACGATCGGTGAGATCTTCCTGTGGTGCGTGGTCGTCGCGATCACCGTGTGCGTGCTGGCCGTCCAAGCCGCGGGCATCCGGCTGATGTTCGCGATGGCACGGGACAACAACCTGCCCGCCGGATCGGTGCTCGCCAAGGTGAGCCCCCGCTTCCGGACCCCGGTGGTTCCCGCCGTCGTGATCGGCGTGGTGGGTGTGGTCATCCTGGTCATCAACATCAACCAGCCGCAGATCTTCTCGGTGATCACCAGCATCGCGATCATCATGATCTATGTGGCGTACCTGATGGTCACCGTCCCGATGCTGATCCAGCGGCTGCGCGGGACATGGCAGCCCCGCGAGGGAGCCTTCTCGCTCGGCCGCCTCGGACTGCCGATCAACGTCCTGGCGGTGCTGTGGGGTGCCGCCATGTCCCTGAACCTGGCCTGGCCCCGTGCAGACGTCTACAACGCGACCGGGCCCCAGCACTGGTACCTGCGCTGGGGTGCGTTCCTGTTCGTCGGCATCGTGGCGCTCGGCGGCTTCGCCTACTACTGGTTCGTACAGCGGCACCGTACGGGCGTGCTGGCCGAACACCGCGCAGACGTCCCCTGA
- a CDS encoding GMC oxidoreductase produces MPAQPSEPEFDYVVVGGGTAGAVVAARLSEDPGVSVCLLEAGPSDEGDESILRLDRWMALLESGYDWDYPVEPQENGNSFMRHARAKVLGGCSSHNSCIAFWAPAEDLDEWGAMGCSGWSAADCFPLYQRLETNDGTGDHHGRSGPVTIRSVPPRDPCGRALLAACAAGNIPTVPFNSGRTVVRGANWFQINCREDGTRSSASVSYLHPVMGKRPQLEVRTGVQARRLLFDGARCSGVEYLQPDAVRLDAVRARREVIVSCGAIDSPKLLMLSGIGPAAHLRDNGVDVRVDSPGVGSHLQDHPEGVIMWEAKQPMVTSSTQWWEIGIFADTEPGLDRPDLMFHYGSVPFDMNTYRRGYPTTDNAFCLTPNVTRARSEGTIRLRSRDFRDKPKVDPRYFTHEHDIRVMIRGLRLAREIAAQAPLAGWRGAELAPGPDATTDEELFSYIRQTHNTVYHPAGTVRMGAERDSTSPLDPQLRVKGVQGLRVADASVMPFLPAVNPCITTMMIGEKCSDMIRAGQ; encoded by the coding sequence ATGCCCGCACAGCCCTCTGAGCCCGAGTTCGACTACGTCGTGGTCGGCGGCGGCACCGCCGGGGCCGTCGTCGCGGCCCGCCTGTCGGAGGATCCCGGTGTCAGCGTCTGCCTGCTGGAGGCGGGGCCGTCCGACGAGGGCGACGAGAGCATCCTGAGGCTGGACCGGTGGATGGCGCTGCTGGAGTCGGGTTACGACTGGGACTACCCGGTGGAGCCGCAGGAGAACGGCAACAGCTTCATGCGCCACGCCCGTGCCAAGGTGCTCGGCGGCTGCTCGTCGCACAACTCGTGCATCGCCTTCTGGGCGCCGGCCGAGGACCTCGACGAGTGGGGCGCGATGGGGTGCTCGGGCTGGAGCGCGGCCGACTGCTTCCCGCTGTACCAGCGGCTGGAGACCAACGACGGCACAGGCGACCACCACGGCCGCTCCGGACCCGTGACGATCCGCTCGGTGCCGCCGCGGGACCCGTGCGGGAGGGCGCTGTTGGCGGCCTGTGCGGCCGGCAACATCCCGACGGTGCCGTTCAACTCCGGCCGCACGGTGGTGCGCGGAGCGAACTGGTTCCAGATCAACTGCCGCGAGGACGGGACCCGTTCCTCCGCCTCGGTGTCGTATCTGCATCCCGTGATGGGCAAGCGGCCCCAGCTGGAGGTGCGCACCGGGGTGCAGGCGAGGCGGCTGCTGTTCGACGGCGCGCGCTGCTCGGGTGTGGAGTACCTGCAGCCGGACGCCGTGCGTCTCGACGCCGTACGGGCGCGGCGCGAGGTGATCGTCTCCTGCGGGGCGATCGACTCGCCGAAGCTGCTGATGCTGTCGGGCATCGGACCCGCCGCCCATCTGCGCGACAACGGCGTGGACGTACGCGTGGACTCCCCCGGCGTCGGCTCACACCTCCAGGACCATCCCGAGGGGGTGATCATGTGGGAGGCGAAGCAGCCCATGGTCACCTCGTCCACGCAGTGGTGGGAGATCGGGATCTTCGCGGACACCGAACCGGGGCTGGACCGGCCGGATCTGATGTTCCACTACGGTTCGGTCCCGTTCGACATGAACACCTACCGTCGCGGCTATCCGACCACCGACAACGCCTTCTGCCTTACGCCGAACGTCACCCGCGCCCGCTCCGAGGGCACGATCCGGTTGCGCAGCCGTGACTTCCGGGACAAGCCGAAGGTCGACCCGCGCTACTTCACCCACGAGCACGACATTCGGGTGATGATCCGCGGACTGCGGCTGGCGCGGGAGATCGCGGCGCAGGCGCCGCTCGCCGGCTGGAGGGGTGCGGAGCTGGCGCCCGGACCGGACGCCACGACCGACGAGGAGCTGTTCTCCTACATCCGCCAGACGCACAACACGGTCTACCACCCGGCGGGCACTGTACGGATGGGTGCCGAGCGTGACTCCACCTCGCCCCTCGACCCGCAGCTGCGGGTCAAGGGGGTGCAGGGGCTACGGGTGGCGGACGCCTCGGTCATGCCGTTCCTGCCCGCGGTCAATCCGTGCATCACCACGATGATGATCGGCGAGAAGTGTTCGGACATGATCCGGGCCGGACAGTGA
- a CDS encoding helix-turn-helix domain-containing protein, which translates to MMSVVLSVLPLPPSERADYWQSIVSDTLVPMDVTLHEREPATGTMTVDTLGPLQISVVEAGPARVSRNAPLISRGGAEYMTITLQHQGTGRLTQDGRQALVRPGTFTCSDAGRPYGREQPENFRFTSIRVPKEVLAVTDTELRAITGTVFDSHCGTSGVVAGHLERLADQAAGFDPYTGRQLAMTAVDLLTVLVRERQGLLNPHASEVARGMLARIKDYILRHLADPGLSPEMIAGAHHMSVRYLHKIFEAEGTTVSRWIHRERLERCRRELSRQSRSAPTVSAVAQRWGFVNPSHFSRAFRTAYGMSPRDWLSSTRRV; encoded by the coding sequence ATGATGTCCGTCGTACTCTCCGTCCTGCCGCTGCCTCCGTCCGAGCGGGCCGACTACTGGCAGAGCATCGTCTCCGACACCTTGGTTCCGATGGACGTCACGCTGCACGAGCGCGAGCCCGCGACGGGGACGATGACCGTCGATACGCTCGGCCCCCTCCAGATCTCGGTGGTCGAGGCCGGCCCGGCGCGCGTGTCGCGCAACGCCCCCCTGATCTCCAGGGGCGGAGCGGAGTACATGACCATCACACTCCAGCACCAGGGAACCGGGCGGCTCACCCAGGACGGGCGCCAGGCCCTGGTCCGCCCCGGTACCTTCACCTGCTCCGACGCCGGCCGGCCCTACGGCAGGGAACAGCCGGAGAACTTCCGGTTCACATCGATCCGGGTGCCGAAGGAGGTGCTGGCCGTGACGGACACCGAACTGCGGGCGATCACAGGGACCGTCTTCGACAGCCACTGCGGCACGTCCGGAGTGGTCGCCGGCCATCTGGAACGTCTGGCGGACCAGGCGGCCGGGTTCGACCCGTACACAGGCCGGCAACTCGCGATGACCGCCGTCGATCTCCTGACGGTGCTCGTGCGCGAGCGACAGGGGCTGCTGAACCCCCACGCGTCGGAGGTGGCCCGCGGGATGCTGGCCCGCATCAAGGACTACATCCTGCGCCACCTGGCGGATCCAGGTCTGTCTCCGGAGATGATCGCGGGCGCGCACCACATGTCCGTCCGGTATCTGCACAAGATCTTCGAGGCGGAGGGGACCACGGTGAGCCGTTGGATCCATCGCGAGCGCCTGGAGAGGTGCCGACGGGAGCTGTCCAGGCAGTCGAGGTCCGCACCTACCGTCTCGGCGGTGGCTCAGCGCTGGGGCTTCGTGAACCCGTCCCACTTCAGTCGGGCCTTTCGCACCGCGTACGGGATGTCGCCCCGGGACTGGCTGTCCAGCACGCGCCGCGTGTGA
- a CDS encoding alpha/beta hydrolase — translation MQPEPDREAGPEQPAPVILDPLVQRLVDATSTPPYLHELEPGAARQALQEAQGDRMDDFDVEATFHAAPVGPTGLVGFWVVRPTEVTGRPPTLLYVHGGRWMLGDGHTHAWLISELVREAGVAAVVPEYSRTPESRYPVALEECYDLLTWAVGQSESLGLDTDRLAVAGDCAGATLATALTLLARARGGPEICAQLLYYPLTDARCDSPSQRLFATRYPLTREAVRSYWRQYAADPRQRDEPTAAPLRASTAALAGLPPALVVTAEADVARDEAEEYAGRLLRAGVAATAARFQGTVHDFVSLTALRNSPSTRAAVRLGGRFLRARLR, via the coding sequence ATGCAGCCGGAGCCCGACCGGGAGGCCGGCCCCGAGCAGCCGGCGCCCGTGATCCTGGATCCACTGGTACAGCGGCTCGTCGACGCGACTTCGACACCCCCGTACCTCCACGAGCTCGAACCGGGCGCCGCGCGCCAGGCGTTGCAGGAAGCTCAGGGCGATCGGATGGACGACTTCGACGTGGAAGCCACCTTCCATGCGGCGCCCGTGGGGCCCACCGGCCTGGTGGGCTTCTGGGTCGTGCGGCCGACCGAAGTCACGGGCCGGCCCCCCACCCTGCTCTACGTCCACGGGGGCCGCTGGATGCTGGGCGACGGGCATACGCACGCCTGGCTCATCAGTGAGCTGGTGCGCGAAGCCGGTGTCGCGGCCGTCGTTCCCGAGTACAGTCGCACGCCCGAGAGTCGCTATCCGGTCGCCCTCGAAGAGTGTTACGACCTGCTGACCTGGGCGGTCGGGCAGAGCGAGTCGCTCGGGCTCGACACCGACCGGCTCGCGGTCGCCGGGGACTGCGCGGGGGCCACTCTTGCCACGGCGCTCACGCTGCTGGCGCGGGCGCGCGGGGGTCCGGAGATCTGCGCCCAACTCCTGTACTACCCCCTTACCGATGCCCGTTGCGACAGCCCGTCACAACGGCTCTTCGCCACGAGGTATCCACTCACGCGGGAGGCCGTACGGTCATACTGGCGGCAGTACGCGGCAGATCCCCGGCAGCGGGACGAGCCGACCGCGGCCCCGCTGCGTGCGAGTACGGCCGCGCTCGCGGGACTGCCGCCGGCACTGGTCGTCACGGCCGAGGCCGACGTCGCCCGGGACGAGGCGGAGGAGTACGCGGGTCGACTGCTTCGGGCCGGTGTCGCCGCGACCGCGGCACGGTTCCAGGGCACGGTCCACGACTTCGTGTCACTGACCGCACTGCGCAACAGTCCATCGACGCGGGCGGCCGTACGGCTCGGCGGCAGATTCCTCCGCGCTCGCCTGCGGTGA
- a CDS encoding AAA family ATPase, whose protein sequence is MTEYEAGRAAVPIGREEATDRILRCLDVRSGPQGLLVLGETGSGRSRMLRFAEETAAARGALVLSVRGWGGERPTPFASLHQLLLPVQDVPDTVAEDWQQVLRSAVDRGAGAGPEERRTLCAATLALMTRLARSSQVIVAVDDVEDCDDASLEVLLSVWRRLTDQTVTMLFTARGEAPRAGVPADLPVLRLGPLSRGAAARLLDAQPHAPRGRHRLGLLRQAEGNPLAIVELNRASGVGAGSASLDSEAGRTLRTPQVFSARLDLLPEDTQRALLYASAALRDEGLRIVMAALGTDDLAVWARAEEAGLIGVADGSLVFGHPLIRTAAFHRQPAKLRQQAHQDLATAVGQNPAYRAWHLAAAAIGPDEEVADALERTTAVHALRVGDRFASAEALEQAARLSGNDEDRARRLAAAMVAVSDLGDPEWVRDLYAEFSRVAHNRDLRCVAGCATAAALSLLSYQREAFGLLLDVWRHSPPLTATTSLVLTALAAAIAHQSGLPEHHEELPRLFDHGRRVAGAAVDRGDDRAERWVDALPAGRTDPVAPHPFPRLEGPGVLAALDAYVSVGLDAEGDRHGRSHRTTRRAHVPSSGPLDGPLDGSAALTRLLAHASVAYYTDESEQCAELHRQASALHAARGAWGSRLWTLPHHVDTLVAMGRWQEAHTLIEEGRAAALVHPSPRVDMDLEALDVTLRALRGETLPDIPFTGRHWCSVNLGENRATRVRMLRASGLHALALGDAEAAFHHLRALFCEDGSPLVRFLSPRCISELATAAQRVGRTNEAARVLGAVRESVGERPTTRMTLLMHHAAALVDEDADPEQHFRLALVNPEGDTWPLERAHARLHYAIWLRRRRRPLEARAQLTAVLEVAARLEARDLADAARGELRAAGVADASASTSDERLAELTAQQQQIARLAARGLSNREIAERLFLSPRTVGSHLYNVYPKLGVSSRHQLRDVLRDS, encoded by the coding sequence GTGACGGAGTACGAGGCGGGACGCGCGGCTGTGCCGATCGGCCGTGAGGAGGCGACGGACCGGATCCTGCGGTGCCTGGACGTGCGCTCCGGTCCCCAGGGTCTGCTCGTGCTCGGGGAGACCGGCAGCGGCAGGTCCCGGATGCTGCGGTTCGCCGAGGAGACGGCTGCGGCACGGGGGGCCCTGGTTCTTTCGGTGCGGGGCTGGGGCGGGGAGCGGCCGACCCCCTTCGCCTCCCTGCACCAGCTGCTTCTGCCGGTGCAGGACGTCCCGGACACCGTTGCGGAGGACTGGCAGCAGGTGCTCCGTTCCGCCGTGGATCGGGGTGCGGGAGCCGGGCCGGAGGAACGGCGTACGCTCTGTGCCGCCACGCTCGCGCTCATGACCCGCCTCGCCCGGTCGAGCCAGGTGATCGTGGCGGTGGACGACGTCGAGGACTGCGACGACGCCTCCTTGGAGGTCCTGCTCTCCGTATGGCGGCGGCTCACGGATCAGACGGTGACCATGCTGTTCACCGCACGTGGCGAAGCTCCCCGGGCAGGAGTTCCGGCTGATCTTCCCGTCCTCAGGCTCGGACCGTTGTCCCGCGGGGCGGCAGCCCGGCTGCTGGACGCCCAGCCCCACGCACCCCGGGGGCGGCACCGGCTGGGCCTGCTTCGGCAGGCGGAGGGCAATCCCCTGGCGATCGTCGAGCTGAATCGGGCATCGGGCGTCGGTGCCGGGTCGGCCTCACTCGACTCGGAGGCAGGCCGCACCCTGCGGACCCCTCAGGTGTTCTCCGCACGTCTGGACCTGCTCCCGGAGGACACGCAGCGTGCGTTGCTCTATGCGTCGGCCGCGCTGCGCGACGAGGGACTCCGCATCGTCATGGCCGCCCTGGGCACGGACGACCTGGCGGTGTGGGCCCGGGCGGAGGAGGCCGGCCTGATCGGCGTCGCCGACGGCAGCCTCGTGTTCGGCCATCCACTGATCCGTACGGCGGCGTTCCACCGGCAGCCCGCGAAGCTGCGGCAGCAGGCCCATCAGGACCTGGCGACGGCGGTGGGCCAGAACCCGGCCTACAGGGCCTGGCATCTGGCCGCGGCCGCGATCGGCCCCGACGAGGAGGTGGCCGATGCCCTGGAGCGGACGACCGCTGTCCACGCCCTGCGGGTCGGGGACCGTTTCGCTTCGGCGGAGGCGTTGGAGCAGGCGGCGCGGCTCAGCGGGAACGACGAGGACCGGGCCCGCCGCCTTGCCGCGGCGATGGTCGCGGTGAGCGATCTCGGGGATCCGGAATGGGTCCGCGACCTGTACGCGGAGTTCTCCCGGGTCGCCCACAACCGGGACCTGCGGTGCGTGGCGGGCTGTGCCACGGCCGCCGCGCTGTCGCTTCTCTCGTACCAGCGGGAGGCCTTCGGGCTTCTGCTGGACGTGTGGCGGCACTCTCCCCCGCTTACCGCCACCACCTCCCTCGTACTGACCGCGCTCGCGGCGGCGATCGCCCACCAGTCCGGTCTGCCGGAGCACCACGAGGAGTTGCCCCGCCTGTTCGACCATGGCCGCCGGGTGGCCGGGGCCGCAGTCGACAGGGGCGACGACCGTGCCGAGCGCTGGGTGGACGCCCTGCCCGCCGGGCGTACCGATCCGGTGGCCCCGCACCCGTTTCCCAGGCTCGAAGGGCCCGGAGTCCTGGCAGCCCTGGACGCCTATGTGTCGGTGGGGCTCGATGCCGAAGGCGACCGCCACGGCCGCAGCCACAGAACCACCCGTCGGGCGCACGTCCCGTCGTCCGGACCGCTGGATGGACCGCTCGACGGATCGGCTGCACTGACCCGGCTGCTGGCCCATGCCTCGGTGGCCTACTACACCGACGAGTCGGAGCAGTGCGCGGAGCTGCACCGGCAGGCGAGCGCGCTGCACGCTGCCCGGGGGGCCTGGGGCTCGCGGCTGTGGACTCTTCCGCATCACGTGGACACCCTCGTCGCCATGGGCCGATGGCAGGAAGCCCACACCCTGATCGAGGAAGGGCGCGCCGCCGCGCTCGTCCACCCGTCGCCCCGTGTCGACATGGATCTGGAGGCACTGGACGTGACGCTGCGAGCCCTGCGCGGCGAGACCCTTCCGGACATCCCCTTCACCGGCCGCCACTGGTGCTCCGTCAACCTCGGCGAGAACCGGGCCACTCGAGTCAGGATGCTGCGCGCCAGCGGACTTCACGCACTGGCCCTGGGGGACGCTGAGGCTGCGTTCCATCATCTCCGGGCCCTCTTCTGCGAGGACGGATCGCCACTCGTCCGGTTCCTGTCTCCTCGCTGCATCAGTGAACTGGCCACCGCCGCACAGCGCGTCGGCCGTACGAACGAGGCAGCGCGCGTCCTTGGCGCGGTGCGGGAGTCCGTGGGTGAGCGGCCGACGACCCGCATGACGCTCCTGATGCACCACGCGGCGGCCCTCGTCGACGAGGATGCGGATCCCGAGCAGCACTTCCGACTGGCTCTGGTCAACCCCGAGGGAGACACCTGGCCGCTGGAGCGGGCACATGCCCGTCTGCACTACGCGATCTGGCTGCGCAGGCGCCGACGGCCCCTGGAGGCCCGCGCCCAGCTGACCGCGGTCCTGGAGGTGGCGGCGCGACTCGAAGCCCGGGACCTCGCGGACGCGGCCCGCGGTGAGCTGCGCGCGGCAGGGGTTGCCGACGCCTCCGCGTCCACCTCTGACGAGCGGCTGGCCGAGTTGACCGCCCAACAGCAGCAGATCGCGCGACTCGCCGCCCGTGGTCTGTCGAACCGTGAGATCGCCGAGCGGCTGTTTCTCTCGCCGCGTACCGTGGGCTCGCACCTCTACAACGTCTACCCCAAGCTCGGCGTCAGCAGCCGTCATCAACTCCGGGATGTCCTGCGCGACAGCTGA